One genomic region from Heterodontus francisci isolate sHetFra1 chromosome 39, sHetFra1.hap1, whole genome shotgun sequence encodes:
- the LOC137352705 gene encoding nectin-1-like isoform X3, translating into MSVVALVSFLQLVLSPVVVTQKIKVDSSVTGNAGEELMLPCHFINNDSNLTVVQVTWLKKAEAENENLAVYNPHFGTSYPATTGRITFNNANSQNCTLAINPLELDDEGLYSCEVNVFPTGKQESQTNLTVLAKPMNGAVAVPAEAGLSETSIASCTAANGKPAAVVTWIAKVAGKVTSTRIENPNRTVTVISQYRIVPTRKDNGENVTCVVSHKALSDRVSLPVTLSVRYPPEVTITGYDGNWHLNRRKVNLRCIVEANPPATSYRWTMTTGPVPENARVEGNHLFIRQVDYSVNGTWVCEATNAVGKGKGEIAVVVREMDALSAGESFGSTVVYIVIGTVIGVLFIAVLLSVVIVKKRRTIDADTKPEAKPSPQQRSQITVFATLNLNVLDTVNSSTRENHEREATINADVNINQTQTSSVK; encoded by the exons TTGTGGTAACGCAGAAGATTAAAGTCGACAGTTCTGTAACGGGGAACGCCGGTGAAGAATTGATGCTGCCTTGCCATTTTATCAACAATGACTCCAACCTCACAGTCGTTCAAGTGACCTGGCTGAAGAAAGCTGAGGCAGAGAATGAAAACCTGGCAGTGTACAACCCACACTTTGGGACAAGTTACCCAGCGACAACAGGAAGGATCACCTTCAACAATGCAAATTCTCAAAACTGCACTTTAGCAATAAACCCCTTGGAGTTGGATGACGAAGGCCTCTACAGTTGCGAAGTCAACGTTTTCCCCACTGGAAAACAAGAATCCCAAACAAACTTGACAGTTCTGG CCAAGCCCATGAATGGTGCAGTCGCAGTCCCAGCAGAGGCTGGCTTGTCAGAGACGTCAATCGCCAGCTGCACAGCAGCGAATGGGAAACCGGCAGCTGTTGTAACATGGATTGCAAAAGTCGCCGGAAAAGTCACGTCAACTCGGATTGAAAATCCAAACAGGACAGTCACCGTCATCAGCCAATACAGGATTGTACCCACTAGAAAGGACAATGGGGAGAATGTGACATGCGTCGTGTCCCACAAAGCATTATCAGATCGAGTGAGCTTACCAGTGACATTATCAGTCCGAT ATCCACCGGAAGTGACGATTACAGGATATGACGGAAACTGGCACCTCAACAGACGCAAGGTGAACCTCAGGTGCATTGTTGAGGCCAATCCTCCAGCAACAAGCTATCGCTGGACAAT GACCACAGGACCAGTACCTGAAAATGCCCGAGTGGAAGGAAATCATCTATTTATACGACAAGTCGATTACTCTGttaatgggacgtgggtctgtgaagCAACAAACGCCGTTGGAAAAGGGAAGGGTGAAATTGCAGTTGTAGTGAGGGAAATGGACGCACTCAGCGCAG GCGAGTCCTTTGGATCCACCGTGGTGTACATTGTCATCGGAACAGTCATTGGGGTCTTGTTCATTGCTGTCTTACTATCCGTTGTGATAGTCAAAAAAAGACGGACAATCGATG CAGACACTAAACCAGAAGCGAAGCCTTCTCCACAGCAG AGAAGCCAAATTACTGTGTTCGCGACTCTCAACCTCAACGTGTTGGATACTGTTAATTCTTCAACGAGAGAGAATCATGAAAGAGAAGCAACAATAAACGCGGATGTTAATATTAACCAGACTCAGACCTCCTCGGTGAAATAA
- the LOC137352705 gene encoding nectin-1-like isoform X1, producing the protein MSVVALVSFLQLVLSPVVVTQKIKVDSSVTGNAGEELMLPCHFINNDSNLTVVQVTWLKKAEAENENLAVYNPHFGTSYPATTGRITFNNANSQNCTLAINPLELDDEGLYSCEVNVFPTGKQESQTNLTVLAKPMNGAVAVPAEAGLSETSIASCTAANGKPAAVVTWIAKVAGKVTSTRIENPNRTVTVISQYRIVPTRKDNGENVTCVVSHKALSDRVSLPVTLSVRYPPEVTITGYDGNWHLNRRKVNLRCIVEANPPATSYRWTMTTGPVPENARVEGNHLFIRQVDYSVNGTWVCEATNAVGKGKGEIAVVVREMDALSAGESFGSTVVYIVIGTVIGVLFIAVLLSVVIVKKRRTIDADTKPEAKPSPQQQRSQITVFATLNLNVLDTVNSSTRENHEREATINADVNINQTQTSSVK; encoded by the exons TTGTGGTAACGCAGAAGATTAAAGTCGACAGTTCTGTAACGGGGAACGCCGGTGAAGAATTGATGCTGCCTTGCCATTTTATCAACAATGACTCCAACCTCACAGTCGTTCAAGTGACCTGGCTGAAGAAAGCTGAGGCAGAGAATGAAAACCTGGCAGTGTACAACCCACACTTTGGGACAAGTTACCCAGCGACAACAGGAAGGATCACCTTCAACAATGCAAATTCTCAAAACTGCACTTTAGCAATAAACCCCTTGGAGTTGGATGACGAAGGCCTCTACAGTTGCGAAGTCAACGTTTTCCCCACTGGAAAACAAGAATCCCAAACAAACTTGACAGTTCTGG CCAAGCCCATGAATGGTGCAGTCGCAGTCCCAGCAGAGGCTGGCTTGTCAGAGACGTCAATCGCCAGCTGCACAGCAGCGAATGGGAAACCGGCAGCTGTTGTAACATGGATTGCAAAAGTCGCCGGAAAAGTCACGTCAACTCGGATTGAAAATCCAAACAGGACAGTCACCGTCATCAGCCAATACAGGATTGTACCCACTAGAAAGGACAATGGGGAGAATGTGACATGCGTCGTGTCCCACAAAGCATTATCAGATCGAGTGAGCTTACCAGTGACATTATCAGTCCGAT ATCCACCGGAAGTGACGATTACAGGATATGACGGAAACTGGCACCTCAACAGACGCAAGGTGAACCTCAGGTGCATTGTTGAGGCCAATCCTCCAGCAACAAGCTATCGCTGGACAAT GACCACAGGACCAGTACCTGAAAATGCCCGAGTGGAAGGAAATCATCTATTTATACGACAAGTCGATTACTCTGttaatgggacgtgggtctgtgaagCAACAAACGCCGTTGGAAAAGGGAAGGGTGAAATTGCAGTTGTAGTGAGGGAAATGGACGCACTCAGCGCAG GCGAGTCCTTTGGATCCACCGTGGTGTACATTGTCATCGGAACAGTCATTGGGGTCTTGTTCATTGCTGTCTTACTATCCGTTGTGATAGTCAAAAAAAGACGGACAATCGATG CAGACACTAAACCAGAAGCGAAGCCTTCTCCACAGCAG CAGAGAAGCCAAATTACTGTGTTCGCGACTCTCAACCTCAACGTGTTGGATACTGTTAATTCTTCAACGAGAGAGAATCATGAAAGAGAAGCAACAATAAACGCGGATGTTAATATTAACCAGACTCAGACCTCCTCGGTGAAATAA
- the LOC137352705 gene encoding nectin-1-like isoform X2, whose product MSVVALVSFLQLVLSPVVVTQKIKVDSSVTGNAGEELMLPCHFINNDSNLTVVQVTWLKKAEAENENLAVYNPHFGTSYPATTGRITFNNANSQNCTLAINPLELDDEGLYSCEVNVFPTGKQESQTNLTVLAKPMNGAVAVPAEAGLSETSIASCTAANGKPAAVVTWIAKVAGKVTSTRIENPNRTVTVISQYRIVPTRKDNGENVTCVVSHKALSDRVSLPVTLSVRYPPEVTITGYDGNWHLNRRKVNLRCIVEANPPATSYRWTMTTGPVPENARVEGNHLFIRQVDYSVNGTWVCEATNAVGKGKGEIAVVVREMDALSAGESFGSTVVYIVIGTVIGVLFIAVLLSVVIVKKRRTIDDTKPEAKPSPQQQRSQITVFATLNLNVLDTVNSSTRENHEREATINADVNINQTQTSSVK is encoded by the exons TTGTGGTAACGCAGAAGATTAAAGTCGACAGTTCTGTAACGGGGAACGCCGGTGAAGAATTGATGCTGCCTTGCCATTTTATCAACAATGACTCCAACCTCACAGTCGTTCAAGTGACCTGGCTGAAGAAAGCTGAGGCAGAGAATGAAAACCTGGCAGTGTACAACCCACACTTTGGGACAAGTTACCCAGCGACAACAGGAAGGATCACCTTCAACAATGCAAATTCTCAAAACTGCACTTTAGCAATAAACCCCTTGGAGTTGGATGACGAAGGCCTCTACAGTTGCGAAGTCAACGTTTTCCCCACTGGAAAACAAGAATCCCAAACAAACTTGACAGTTCTGG CCAAGCCCATGAATGGTGCAGTCGCAGTCCCAGCAGAGGCTGGCTTGTCAGAGACGTCAATCGCCAGCTGCACAGCAGCGAATGGGAAACCGGCAGCTGTTGTAACATGGATTGCAAAAGTCGCCGGAAAAGTCACGTCAACTCGGATTGAAAATCCAAACAGGACAGTCACCGTCATCAGCCAATACAGGATTGTACCCACTAGAAAGGACAATGGGGAGAATGTGACATGCGTCGTGTCCCACAAAGCATTATCAGATCGAGTGAGCTTACCAGTGACATTATCAGTCCGAT ATCCACCGGAAGTGACGATTACAGGATATGACGGAAACTGGCACCTCAACAGACGCAAGGTGAACCTCAGGTGCATTGTTGAGGCCAATCCTCCAGCAACAAGCTATCGCTGGACAAT GACCACAGGACCAGTACCTGAAAATGCCCGAGTGGAAGGAAATCATCTATTTATACGACAAGTCGATTACTCTGttaatgggacgtgggtctgtgaagCAACAAACGCCGTTGGAAAAGGGAAGGGTGAAATTGCAGTTGTAGTGAGGGAAATGGACGCACTCAGCGCAG GCGAGTCCTTTGGATCCACCGTGGTGTACATTGTCATCGGAACAGTCATTGGGGTCTTGTTCATTGCTGTCTTACTATCCGTTGTGATAGTCAAAAAAAGACGGACAATCGATG ACACTAAACCAGAAGCGAAGCCTTCTCCACAGCAG CAGAGAAGCCAAATTACTGTGTTCGCGACTCTCAACCTCAACGTGTTGGATACTGTTAATTCTTCAACGAGAGAGAATCATGAAAGAGAAGCAACAATAAACGCGGATGTTAATATTAACCAGACTCAGACCTCCTCGGTGAAATAA
- the LOC137352705 gene encoding nectin-1-like isoform X4, whose protein sequence is MSVVALVSFLQLVLSPVVVTQKIKVDSSVTGNAGEELMLPCHFINNDSNLTVVQVTWLKKAEAENENLAVYNPHFGTSYPATTGRITFNNANSQNCTLAINPLELDDEGLYSCEVNVFPTGKQESQTNLTVLAKPMNGAVAVPAEAGLSETSIASCTAANGKPAAVVTWIAKVAGKVTSTRIENPNRTVTVISQYRIVPTRKDNGENVTCVVSHKALSDRVSLPVTLSVRYPPEVTITGYDGNWHLNRRKVNLRCIVEANPPATSYRWTMTTGPVPENARVEGNHLFIRQVDYSVNGTWVCEATNAVGKGKGEIAVVVREMDALSAGESFGSTVVYIVIGTVIGVLFIAVLLSVVIVKKRRTIDDTKPEAKPSPQQRSQITVFATLNLNVLDTVNSSTRENHEREATINADVNINQTQTSSVK, encoded by the exons TTGTGGTAACGCAGAAGATTAAAGTCGACAGTTCTGTAACGGGGAACGCCGGTGAAGAATTGATGCTGCCTTGCCATTTTATCAACAATGACTCCAACCTCACAGTCGTTCAAGTGACCTGGCTGAAGAAAGCTGAGGCAGAGAATGAAAACCTGGCAGTGTACAACCCACACTTTGGGACAAGTTACCCAGCGACAACAGGAAGGATCACCTTCAACAATGCAAATTCTCAAAACTGCACTTTAGCAATAAACCCCTTGGAGTTGGATGACGAAGGCCTCTACAGTTGCGAAGTCAACGTTTTCCCCACTGGAAAACAAGAATCCCAAACAAACTTGACAGTTCTGG CCAAGCCCATGAATGGTGCAGTCGCAGTCCCAGCAGAGGCTGGCTTGTCAGAGACGTCAATCGCCAGCTGCACAGCAGCGAATGGGAAACCGGCAGCTGTTGTAACATGGATTGCAAAAGTCGCCGGAAAAGTCACGTCAACTCGGATTGAAAATCCAAACAGGACAGTCACCGTCATCAGCCAATACAGGATTGTACCCACTAGAAAGGACAATGGGGAGAATGTGACATGCGTCGTGTCCCACAAAGCATTATCAGATCGAGTGAGCTTACCAGTGACATTATCAGTCCGAT ATCCACCGGAAGTGACGATTACAGGATATGACGGAAACTGGCACCTCAACAGACGCAAGGTGAACCTCAGGTGCATTGTTGAGGCCAATCCTCCAGCAACAAGCTATCGCTGGACAAT GACCACAGGACCAGTACCTGAAAATGCCCGAGTGGAAGGAAATCATCTATTTATACGACAAGTCGATTACTCTGttaatgggacgtgggtctgtgaagCAACAAACGCCGTTGGAAAAGGGAAGGGTGAAATTGCAGTTGTAGTGAGGGAAATGGACGCACTCAGCGCAG GCGAGTCCTTTGGATCCACCGTGGTGTACATTGTCATCGGAACAGTCATTGGGGTCTTGTTCATTGCTGTCTTACTATCCGTTGTGATAGTCAAAAAAAGACGGACAATCGATG ACACTAAACCAGAAGCGAAGCCTTCTCCACAGCAG AGAAGCCAAATTACTGTGTTCGCGACTCTCAACCTCAACGTGTTGGATACTGTTAATTCTTCAACGAGAGAGAATCATGAAAGAGAAGCAACAATAAACGCGGATGTTAATATTAACCAGACTCAGACCTCCTCGGTGAAATAA